The sequence below is a genomic window from Oxobacter pfennigii.
ATAAGGCCTCTTCTTTGAGCCTCGTTATATGCTCTTGAAATGGTGGTAAGATTTACTCCTATTGTCTTTGCAAGAGACCGCTGAGGGGGCATTTTTTCATTTGGCTTAAGGATGCCAAGATGAATATCCCTCTCGATTGCATCAGCGATTGCAATATAAAGTACTTTATCTGTATCAATAATTTTGGGATTCCACATGAATAAACCCTCCAGTGCAAAATGTATGACAAACAATATTCTATTGACTTCACTGCTAATATGGCTATAATGATGGTAGTACAGTATTTGCATCCATCTTCGTTAAGCTATTTTATTTATCAAATGAATGTCATACAATTATAATACTACAACTTTTTAAGTCATACAATATAAGAAGGGGATTTTATTATGAGACAATTTTATAACCGTCTGCTGCGCTTGATTTGGGGACTTTTTCTATATGCAGTTGGAATCGTAGTTACACTAAATGCCCATATAGGATACGCTCCATGGGAGGTTTTTCATGTGGGATTTGCAAAAACGGCAGGAATAAGCATCGGAACCGCTTCCATTATTGCTGGAGCAGTTATTGGAATCATAGCATTATTGCTTGGAGAAAAGCTAGGGCTTGGCACCATCTTGAATATGCTGCTTATTGGAGTTTTCCTCGATCTGATTCTAGGATTTCATATTATACCCATGGCCAGCAGCTTTGCATTTGGAATCATCATGTTGATTATAGGGTTGTTTGTCATTGCCTTAGCCTCCTATTTTTACATTGGCTCAGCCTTTGGAGCAGGTCCGAGAGACAGTTTGATGGTTGCGCTTACTCGAAAAACGAGGCTGCCAATCGGAGTCTGCCGTGGAATGATTGAGCTTCTGGCGGTATTTGCCGGCTGGAGACTTGGTGGTATGTTTGGTATCGGAACAATTATATCTGCCCTTACAATTGGCTTTTGTGTCCAGATCACCTTTAGACTGCTTAAATTTGATACAACAGAAATTCAACACGAAACATTGGGTGTGACATATAAAATGCTTTTTGGCAATAAAAAAGAGCAATTAAATGAGGATGAGATATCGGAAGATTGTTAATTAAAATCCATGGTGTCAGGCTTGTGGTTTTGCACTAGCTGTGTTATTCAATTTCTCCCGGATATACATAACGCTACCCTCCGTCAATCCGAACCGTTAACAATCATGTACTCGCCGTGTATAGCCGAAATCACGTACCTTCAAGCGGGCGCAAAAAGCACCGCATATTTTGCGCGTACTCTTTGCGCCCGCTGTCCGGCGGTAGATATAGTTTTAGAGAGGTAAACGCGAACAGTGGTTGTCAAAGAACAGCCGCATGTTTTTTACTTTTCGTACAAATAATTTTTCAATCCTTTTAACAAGTTGCTGCATCAACGGGATCGCACAAACTTTTATTCTGATAACGTTATTGTCCAATCCGTTATTTGTAAAATATTGCTGTAATTAAAAAATCAGTCCCATATTTTTCATTTGAAATTATCCCACTATCTGACCATTTCCCAAAGCCTGCCTCCACGGCTAAAGGTCTCAAATCCCCATAAAAAGAAAATACACCTTTAGTCCAAATTTTTTTATATCCATTTAACTTAATAAGTCTTTTTATTTCTTTTAAGTTTTTACCGGCAATTCTATTTACATTTAAAACGTCACGCAAGACATTAAAAAAATCATAATAAAACAACGTACTTTTGCAATAGTGCGCAAACAATATACAAGTAACATCCCCACGAATTTTAATATTTCCCTTTAAGATAACGTTATACTTACCGCTGATTTCATATGCTTTAATAATTAAATCACTATTCATAAATTCATTTCACTGAAGATATTTTTTACATTCTTCAACATTATTTTGTTCAAGTATCAATAGTTTATTTGCCAGAGACAGTATTTCATC
It includes:
- a CDS encoding YczE/YyaS/YitT family protein yields the protein MRQFYNRLLRLIWGLFLYAVGIVVTLNAHIGYAPWEVFHVGFAKTAGISIGTASIIAGAVIGIIALLLGEKLGLGTILNMLLIGVFLDLILGFHIIPMASSFAFGIIMLIIGLFVIALASYFYIGSAFGAGPRDSLMVALTRKTRLPIGVCRGMIELLAVFAGWRLGGMFGIGTIISALTIGFCVQITFRLLKFDTTEIQHETLGVTYKMLFGNKKEQLNEDEISEDC